One genomic region from Sphingobacterium multivorum encodes:
- the kdsB gene encoding 3-deoxy-manno-octulosonate cytidylyltransferase, which translates to MKFLGIIPARYASSRFPGKPLIDIEGKTMIQRVYEQVKKSTKLNEVVVATDDQRIAQTVRSFGGEVVMTAAHHQSGTDRCAEVITNIGGYDVAINIQGDEPFIDPAQIDLLANCFEDTTTQIATLVKEITAEEELFNVNIPKVVRNTKGEAIYFSRQTIPFLRAVEKDQWLHRQTFYKHIGIYAYQVDTLKALTQLPISMLEEAEALEQLRWLENGYAIQTAITTHETVAVDTKEDLAKILRLFFNK; encoded by the coding sequence ATGAAATTTTTAGGTATTATTCCTGCCCGATATGCATCGAGCAGATTCCCTGGAAAACCGCTAATCGACATCGAAGGAAAAACGATGATCCAGCGTGTCTATGAACAGGTCAAAAAATCAACAAAATTAAACGAGGTTGTTGTTGCTACTGACGACCAACGCATCGCACAGACTGTACGCTCCTTTGGTGGCGAAGTCGTCATGACCGCAGCGCATCATCAATCGGGAACAGATCGTTGCGCCGAAGTCATAACGAATATAGGAGGCTATGATGTTGCCATCAATATACAGGGTGACGAACCCTTTATCGACCCCGCACAAATTGATCTTTTAGCAAATTGTTTTGAAGATACCACTACGCAGATTGCGACCTTGGTCAAGGAAATTACAGCAGAAGAGGAGCTATTTAATGTAAACATACCCAAAGTTGTCCGAAACACCAAAGGAGAAGCCATCTACTTCAGTCGGCAAACCATTCCTTTTTTAAGAGCCGTGGAAAAAGACCAATGGTTACACAGACAAACATTCTATAAACATATTGGAATATATGCCTACCAGGTAGATACATTAAAAGCCCTGACACAACTTCCTATTTCTATGCTAGAAGAAGCAGAGGCATTGGAACAGCTACGCTGGTTAGAAAACGGTTACGCCATTCAAACGGCAATTACAACGCATGAAACTGTCGCCGTGGATACAAAAGAAGACCTCGCTAAAATATTAAGACTATTTTTCAATAAATAG
- a CDS encoding deoxynucleoside kinase, producing MHIAIVGNIGAGKTTLTEMLASHFKFEPQFEAVDNNPYLEDFYSDMKRWAFNLQIFFLNSRFRHIVKLQETGIDMIQDRTIYEDAYIFAENLYDMGLMSARDFENYSNIFQSIIHYIKPPDLLIYLKASVPTLVNNIQKRGRDYESAIRLDYLSKLNDKYDKWINNYKDGKVMILDKDNLDFTTNPEDLGNIIQKIEAELFGLFE from the coding sequence ATGCACATAGCTATCGTTGGAAATATAGGTGCCGGCAAAACAACATTAACCGAAATGTTGGCCAGTCACTTTAAATTTGAACCTCAGTTTGAAGCTGTAGACAACAACCCTTATCTGGAAGATTTTTATTCGGACATGAAACGCTGGGCTTTCAATCTTCAGATTTTTTTCCTCAACAGTCGCTTTAGACATATTGTAAAATTGCAGGAAACCGGCATTGATATGATTCAGGACCGTACCATTTATGAAGATGCTTATATCTTTGCCGAAAACTTGTATGATATGGGCTTAATGAGCGCACGTGATTTTGAAAACTATAGTAATATTTTTCAAAGCATCATCCACTATATCAAACCGCCGGATTTATTGATATACCTCAAAGCCTCTGTCCCTACCCTGGTGAATAATATCCAAAAAAGGGGCCGTGATTATGAGTCTGCAATTCGTTTGGATTATTTGTCAAAGCTAAACGATAAATACGATAAATGGATCAATAATTACAAAGACGGTAAGGTCATGATTCTCGACAAAGACAATCTGGATTTTACCACAAACCCAGAGGACCTCGGAAATATCATTCAAAAGATCGAAGCCGAATTATTTGGATTGTTCGAATAA
- the trpS gene encoding tryptophan--tRNA ligase, which yields METVVSGIRSTGKLHLGNYYGALSNFVKMQNEYNCFFFIADLHSLTTHPTPHGLQGTVRQVIVEYLAAGIDPEKSTIYVQSDVPEVAELYLYMNMNAYLGELERATAFKDKVRSNPDNVNAGLLTYPVLMACDILIHHGTKVPVGKDQEQHLEMTRTFGNRFNRLYNVDYFKEAFAFSYSDKLVKVPGLAGQGKMGKSNGEADCIYLSDSETVIRKKVMRAVSDSGPTEMNQPKPEAIQNLFDLMKVVSTADTLQHFDELYNKCEIRYGDFKKQLAEDMVLATNDVRSRIEEISNDDAYIAKVAKMGAEKASESARKTLKEVREIIGIRRFY from the coding sequence ATGGAAACAGTTGTTAGCGGTATCAGAAGTACCGGAAAATTACATTTAGGAAATTATTACGGCGCATTGAGCAATTTTGTGAAAATGCAAAACGAATATAATTGCTTTTTTTTCATTGCGGATTTACATTCACTAACGACCCACCCCACTCCTCATGGACTTCAGGGAACGGTTCGCCAAGTTATTGTTGAATATTTAGCAGCAGGAATAGACCCTGAAAAATCGACTATTTACGTTCAATCAGATGTTCCAGAAGTCGCGGAACTCTATCTATACATGAATATGAACGCCTATCTCGGCGAGCTTGAACGCGCTACAGCTTTTAAAGATAAAGTTAGAAGCAATCCCGACAATGTTAACGCTGGTTTATTGACTTATCCGGTTTTGATGGCCTGTGATATCTTGATTCATCATGGTACAAAAGTCCCTGTAGGAAAAGATCAGGAACAACATTTGGAGATGACGCGGACTTTTGGTAATCGCTTCAATCGCTTATATAATGTAGATTATTTTAAAGAGGCATTTGCGTTCTCCTATTCTGACAAATTGGTGAAAGTTCCTGGACTTGCAGGCCAAGGAAAAATGGGTAAATCTAACGGTGAAGCTGATTGTATTTATCTATCGGATAGTGAAACCGTAATTCGTAAAAAGGTGATGCGCGCAGTATCGGATTCAGGCCCGACGGAGATGAACCAGCCTAAACCTGAAGCTATCCAAAATCTTTTTGACTTAATGAAGGTCGTATCTACTGCAGACACATTACAGCATTTTGATGAACTCTATAACAAATGTGAAATTCGTTATGGTGATTTCAAAAAGCAATTGGCCGAAGATATGGTCCTTGCCACCAACGATGTACGCTCCCGTATTGAAGAAATATCAAACGATGATGCATACATTGCTAAAGTTGCAAAAATGGGCGCTGAAAAAGCAAGCGAGTCCGCACGCAAGACCCTGAAAGAAGTTCGTGAGATTATTGGTATTAGAAGATTTTATTAA
- the mazG gene encoding nucleoside triphosphate pyrophosphohydrolase translates to MANLAAPAYQHTPQLAFQRLLDVLYTLRIECPWDKKQTMETLRHLTMEEMYELTDAILEKDYPEIKKELGDVLMHLVFYARIAEEEGQFNIVDVLNAICDKLITRHPHIYGNTNADTEDQVKSNWETIKLKEGNTSVLSGVPKGLPALVKAYRIQDKVRGVGFDWEDKKQVWEKVEEELAEFKAEFNLETALPMDQEKAEGEFGDLLFSLINYARHMGINPENALERTNKKFIARFTYLEQKAAENKQQLQEMSLAEMDVYWNEAKKLKK, encoded by the coding sequence ATGGCAAATCTAGCAGCACCAGCTTATCAGCATACACCTCAATTGGCATTTCAACGATTACTCGATGTCTTATATACCTTACGGATTGAATGTCCTTGGGATAAGAAACAGACCATGGAAACCCTTCGCCATTTGACGATGGAGGAAATGTATGAATTGACCGATGCCATTTTGGAAAAAGATTATCCCGAAATAAAAAAAGAACTTGGTGACGTCTTGATGCACCTTGTATTCTATGCGCGCATTGCCGAAGAAGAGGGACAGTTCAATATCGTAGACGTACTTAATGCAATCTGTGATAAATTGATTACGCGGCATCCCCACATCTACGGTAACACCAATGCCGATACAGAAGATCAAGTCAAATCCAATTGGGAAACAATCAAGCTCAAAGAAGGCAACACATCTGTTCTTTCCGGTGTCCCGAAAGGTCTGCCGGCATTGGTGAAGGCGTATCGTATTCAAGATAAAGTGCGCGGTGTCGGCTTTGACTGGGAAGATAAGAAACAAGTATGGGAAAAAGTAGAGGAAGAACTGGCCGAATTTAAAGCTGAATTTAATCTAGAGACAGCACTTCCAATGGATCAGGAAAAAGCGGAAGGCGAATTTGGCGACCTCTTATTCTCCTTGATAAATTATGCACGGCATATGGGTATAAACCCCGAAAATGCGCTTGAACGTACCAACAAAAAATTCATTGCACGCTTCACCTATTTGGAACAAAAAGCAGCCGAAAATAAGCAGCAACTGCAGGAAATGAGTTTAGCAGAAATGGACGTTTATTGGAATGAAGCTAAAAAATTGAAAAAATAA
- a CDS encoding SDR family NAD(P)-dependent oxidoreductase — MKILADKVALVTGAGSGIGLAVAMAYGKEGAKVVVSDINEQAGQETVKQIESLGGEAAFFKADSSSPADNETLVAFAVKTFGRLDIACNNAGIGGEAALTGEYSLDGWKKVIDINFNGVFYGCKYQLEAMEKNGGGVIVNMASIHGTVAAPMSSAYTAAKHAVVGLTKNIGAEYGQKNIRCNAVGPGYIDTPLLAKLDKEHINALISKHPIGRLGKAEEVAELVLFLSSDKSSFMTGGYYLVDGGYTAV, encoded by the coding sequence ATGAAAATTTTAGCAGATAAAGTAGCTTTGGTAACGGGAGCTGGTTCGGGGATCGGACTGGCTGTTGCAATGGCTTACGGTAAAGAAGGAGCAAAGGTCGTTGTCTCAGATATCAATGAGCAAGCTGGCCAGGAAACAGTAAAACAAATTGAATCTCTGGGAGGAGAGGCTGCGTTCTTTAAAGCAGATAGCTCATCTCCTGCTGACAATGAGACGTTGGTAGCTTTTGCAGTCAAAACATTTGGTCGGCTCGATATCGCCTGTAACAACGCGGGTATTGGGGGAGAGGCTGCTCTAACTGGAGAGTATAGTCTAGATGGCTGGAAAAAAGTTATCGATATTAATTTCAATGGCGTATTTTATGGCTGTAAATATCAGCTGGAGGCGATGGAAAAAAATGGAGGCGGAGTTATTGTGAATATGGCTTCCATTCATGGTACTGTTGCTGCTCCAATGTCAAGTGCCTATACTGCAGCCAAACATGCTGTTGTGGGATTGACAAAGAATATTGGTGCAGAATATGGTCAAAAAAATATTCGTTGCAATGCGGTTGGACCTGGCTATATTGATACCCCTTTATTGGCGAAGTTGGATAAAGAACATATCAATGCATTAATTAGTAAACACCCTATTGGACGTTTGGGAAAGGCCGAGGAAGTCGCTGAACTGGTTCTTTTCCTAAGTTCGGATAAATCATCCTTTATGACAGGAGGGTACTATTTAGTTGATGGTGGATATACCGCTGTTTAA
- a CDS encoding sulfatase family protein, producing MNKKLVLLLCGLLPIFSQAQKKNNATQRPNIVFILTDDFTAQAWGVYGGILKDFVKNPNIEKLASQGAVLNNTFCTNSICTPSRATILTGQYSNKNQVYTLEDALDPNKENIAKDLHHAGYQTAVFGKWHLKKRPSGFDDFKVLPGHGVYHNPTYLSKDNWNDKEEAGTPYEGYVDDITTTMSLDWLKSRDPDKPFFLMCHYKATHEPFDFAERFKDYYKDVEFPYPPTFLDSGAITTGRSFEGQPLEELGRRYEQASVGPFWTSYPELPFSTKGMDPLEARKKIYQKFIKDYLRCVAGIDDNLGKIMHYLKIANLDENTVVILASDQGYFLGEHNFMDKRLMYEESLRMPFVISYPKEIKAGSRLDDMILNIDFAALFADYAGIKKPAYIQGESFRNNLKGNTSKAWRSALYYRYWQHAPIRPAHLGVRDERYKLIYFYGQPLEMTGSDSKTTAPAWEFYDLQQDPMETHNAILDKKYVKEIARLKKKLTKLKAEASDDDATRPAFQQVLKQEHLTVK from the coding sequence ATGAATAAAAAATTAGTATTGCTCCTCTGCGGCCTCTTGCCCATTTTTTCACAAGCACAGAAAAAGAACAACGCAACACAACGACCCAATATCGTCTTTATCCTGACGGACGATTTCACGGCCCAGGCATGGGGCGTATACGGTGGTATTTTAAAAGATTTTGTCAAAAATCCGAATATTGAAAAATTAGCCAGTCAAGGGGCGGTGCTAAATAATACCTTCTGTACAAATTCCATTTGCACCCCTAGCCGTGCAACCATACTGACAGGACAGTACAGTAATAAAAACCAAGTTTACACACTTGAAGATGCATTGGATCCCAATAAGGAAAACATCGCTAAGGATCTGCACCATGCAGGCTACCAAACTGCTGTTTTTGGAAAATGGCACCTGAAAAAAAGGCCAAGTGGATTTGACGATTTTAAAGTTCTTCCTGGGCACGGTGTTTATCATAACCCGACTTACCTCTCTAAAGACAACTGGAATGATAAAGAAGAGGCTGGCACACCTTACGAAGGCTATGTTGATGATATCACCACAACGATGAGTCTGGACTGGTTAAAATCACGCGACCCAGACAAACCCTTCTTTTTAATGTGTCATTACAAGGCGACCCATGAACCCTTTGATTTTGCTGAGCGATTCAAAGATTACTATAAAGATGTGGAGTTTCCTTATCCTCCTACATTTTTGGACTCAGGAGCAATCACGACTGGACGCTCTTTTGAAGGCCAACCCTTGGAAGAGCTTGGCCGCCGTTATGAGCAAGCTTCCGTTGGTCCCTTTTGGACATCTTATCCCGAGCTTCCGTTTTCAACAAAAGGAATGGACCCTTTAGAAGCTCGCAAAAAGATCTACCAAAAGTTCATCAAAGATTATCTGCGTTGCGTCGCTGGGATTGATGATAATCTGGGAAAAATTATGCATTACCTTAAAATCGCAAATTTGGACGAAAATACCGTTGTGATCCTAGCTTCCGATCAAGGTTACTTCTTGGGAGAACACAATTTCATGGATAAACGTCTCATGTACGAAGAATCACTGCGCATGCCTTTTGTAATCAGCTACCCCAAAGAAATCAAAGCGGGTAGTCGATTAGACGATATGATTCTAAATATCGATTTCGCTGCGCTATTTGCAGACTATGCCGGCATCAAAAAACCCGCTTACATCCAAGGTGAAAGCTTCCGGAATAACCTCAAAGGAAATACATCCAAAGCATGGCGGTCTGCCCTATATTACCGTTACTGGCAACATGCACCAATACGCCCTGCCCACCTTGGAGTCCGTGATGAACGTTACAAACTGATTTATTTTTACGGACAGCCCTTAGAAATGACAGGTAGTGATTCCAAAACAACAGCACCAGCCTGGGAATTCTACGATCTACAACAGGACCCCATGGAAACACACAATGCCATTCTGGACAAAAAATATGTCAAAGAAATTGCCCGGTTGAAGAAAAAGCTGACTAAACTAAAAGCCGAAGCAAGCGATGATGATGCAACAAGACCCGCTTTTCAGCAGGTCCTCAAGCAAGAACACTTAACCGTTAAATAA
- a CDS encoding YdeI/OmpD-associated family protein: MNPKIEHFFENATRWNEEFNLLREIVRGNKTLQEDYKWMHPCYTFEGKNVVLIHGFKEYCALLFHKGALLKDPKNILIQQTENVQSARQLRFTTVEQIESLREVISAYIQEAIEIEKSGKKVDMRKAADYPVPEEFKRALLEDPLLQKAFQSLTPGRQKGYLFYFNQAKQVKTREARIEKYYQHILDGKGVDD, encoded by the coding sequence ATGAATCCAAAAATTGAACATTTTTTTGAAAATGCGACAAGATGGAATGAAGAATTCAATCTGTTGAGAGAAATTGTCCGTGGCAACAAAACACTGCAAGAGGATTATAAATGGATGCACCCTTGTTATACATTTGAAGGTAAAAATGTCGTATTGATACACGGCTTTAAAGAATACTGTGCGCTGCTATTCCACAAAGGTGCATTATTAAAAGATCCCAAAAATATATTGATCCAGCAAACCGAAAATGTTCAATCGGCCAGACAGCTTAGATTCACCACTGTTGAACAGATTGAATCATTAAGAGAGGTGATATCGGCATATATTCAGGAGGCCATCGAAATTGAAAAATCAGGTAAGAAAGTGGACATGCGAAAAGCTGCAGATTACCCTGTACCAGAAGAATTTAAGCGCGCCTTACTGGAAGACCCTTTGCTCCAAAAAGCCTTTCAATCACTTACGCCTGGTCGGCAAAAAGGATATCTATTCTACTTTAACCAGGCAAAACAAGTGAAAACTCGCGAGGCAAGGATCGAAAAATACTACCAGCATATTCTCGATGGAAAAGGTGTCGATGACTAA
- a CDS encoding SRPBCC domain-containing protein, whose protein sequence is MEVKTNVQAEDNKQEIVITREFDLPVELLFKAYEDPEIFEQWMGTKVLKLENKTHGSYAFETSHNGQVMFKANGTIHEFLPNQRITRTFEMENSTFPVQLEYLTFEKIGAERSRLHIHIIFQSVAFRNQLLQMPFAQGINMAHNRLQEILSKLT, encoded by the coding sequence ATGGAGGTAAAAACCAACGTCCAGGCTGAGGATAATAAACAGGAGATTGTCATTACAAGAGAGTTCGATTTACCTGTTGAACTGCTCTTCAAAGCATACGAGGATCCCGAAATTTTTGAACAGTGGATGGGAACCAAAGTCCTGAAATTGGAAAATAAAACGCATGGCTCCTATGCGTTTGAAACTTCCCATAATGGCCAGGTCATGTTCAAAGCAAATGGAACGATACACGAATTCCTGCCCAATCAACGTATCACACGGACGTTTGAAATGGAAAACAGTACATTTCCCGTACAATTGGAATATTTAACATTTGAAAAAATAGGTGCAGAACGTAGCAGGCTTCACATCCATATTATATTTCAGTCGGTCGCGTTTAGAAACCAGCTGCTACAGATGCCTTTTGCGCAAGGAATCAATATGGCGCACAACAGATTACAAGAAATTCTTTCCAAACTTACCTAA
- a CDS encoding ArsR/SmtB family transcription factor, with product MNLRRDVFQAIADPTRRAILLLLASQAMTAGAIAANFNTARPTVSKHLQILTTCELLKSQQNGREIYYQLNPTKMKEIADFIEPFRQMWDDRFNKLEAIMQNYKNK from the coding sequence ATGAACTTAAGACGAGATGTTTTCCAAGCTATAGCAGATCCAACAAGAAGAGCGATCTTACTTCTTTTGGCCTCACAAGCCATGACTGCAGGTGCAATTGCAGCCAACTTCAACACCGCAAGGCCGACAGTTTCAAAACATTTACAAATATTGACGACATGTGAGTTATTAAAGTCTCAACAAAATGGACGTGAGATATACTATCAACTCAACCCAACGAAGATGAAAGAAATTGCAGATTTCATCGAACCTTTTCGTCAAATGTGGGATGACAGATTCAATAAATTGGAAGCTATTATGCAAAACTACAAGAACAAATAA
- a CDS encoding carboxylesterase/lipase family protein, which translates to MMKKIFFTVVGLLVASFVFAQMPQVKVEEGVLEGIILSSGVESFRGIPFAKPPVGDLRWKEPQAAEHWSGIRKADHFGYSPMQKPIYGDMRFRSPGISEDCLYLNVWRPKSLHSGKLPVLVYFYGGGFNAGDGSENRYDGESFAKEGLIVVTVNYRLGIFGFFAHPALTEESPKHASGNYGLLDQHAALVWVKKNIAAFGGDPDAVTIGGESAGSMSVSAQMTSPLSKGLFTRAIGQSGSVFNLRYGTASITEQEQQGVAFASRVNATGLDQLRKIPAAELLDKASEPGAFTTRLIVDGYFLPRSPLAIFEAGEQSKVPLLAGWTSTEAPYMAYMGKSYPSPENYEKLVRAQFGVKAEEVLKEYPGKTEAEVIESATALASDNFIVYSTWKWLDLQRKNSGQPVFVYIFGKPRPPMQPAYRDAQTGLAGGISKKSAQEDKEKSPQPLPGAFHASDIEYLLGNLQSNDVFAWTEDDYKVSKLGQQYFVNFIKTGDPNGKGLPAWPKTTAKDKRMNILNLNTEVKASAEEFRNRYLFLDKMFVDREYKSR; encoded by the coding sequence ATGATGAAAAAGATTTTTTTTACAGTTGTTGGGCTTTTGGTTGCATCGTTTGTTTTCGCCCAAATGCCACAGGTAAAGGTTGAAGAGGGGGTGCTAGAAGGGATTATCTTGTCAAGCGGGGTCGAGTCCTTCCGAGGGATCCCCTTTGCAAAACCCCCAGTAGGCGATCTGAGATGGAAAGAGCCGCAAGCTGCTGAACACTGGTCTGGCATCCGCAAAGCAGATCATTTTGGTTATTCTCCGATGCAGAAACCGATCTATGGGGATATGCGATTTCGGTCGCCGGGGATCAGTGAAGACTGTCTCTACCTGAATGTATGGCGTCCAAAGAGCCTTCATTCAGGCAAACTTCCTGTTTTAGTTTATTTTTACGGCGGGGGGTTCAATGCTGGTGATGGATCTGAAAATCGTTATGATGGTGAAAGTTTTGCCAAAGAAGGTCTTATTGTCGTTACTGTCAACTATCGTCTTGGTATCTTTGGCTTTTTTGCGCATCCAGCATTAACGGAGGAATCACCGAAACATGCATCAGGAAATTATGGACTGCTGGATCAGCATGCAGCTTTGGTTTGGGTCAAAAAAAATATAGCTGCATTCGGCGGTGATCCCGATGCGGTCACCATCGGTGGCGAGTCGGCAGGAAGTATGTCTGTTTCCGCTCAAATGACTAGTCCGCTATCCAAGGGGTTGTTTACGCGTGCTATCGGTCAGAGCGGAAGTGTCTTTAACTTACGGTATGGTACAGCCTCTATTACTGAGCAGGAACAACAGGGTGTTGCATTTGCATCGCGGGTAAATGCCACAGGTCTTGATCAACTGCGTAAAATTCCTGCGGCCGAACTTCTAGATAAAGCCAGCGAGCCAGGAGCCTTCACTACCCGTTTGATTGTTGATGGCTATTTTTTGCCGCGATCTCCATTGGCTATTTTTGAAGCCGGGGAGCAATCTAAGGTTCCCTTGCTTGCCGGTTGGACTTCCACGGAAGCTCCCTATATGGCTTACATGGGTAAATCTTACCCATCTCCGGAGAATTATGAGAAGTTGGTAAGAGCACAGTTTGGTGTTAAAGCTGAGGAAGTGCTCAAGGAGTATCCAGGGAAGACCGAGGCAGAAGTCATTGAATCGGCAACTGCATTAGCTAGCGATAATTTTATTGTGTATAGTACTTGGAAATGGCTTGACCTGCAACGAAAGAATAGCGGCCAGCCAGTCTTCGTTTATATATTCGGTAAACCGCGGCCACCCATGCAACCGGCATATCGTGATGCACAAACCGGGCTTGCCGGAGGAATTAGCAAGAAATCTGCACAAGAAGACAAGGAAAAAAGCCCACAGCCCCTACCGGGAGCTTTCCATGCCAGTGATATCGAATATTTATTGGGAAATCTGCAGAGTAATGATGTTTTTGCCTGGACAGAAGATGATTACAAGGTTTCGAAACTTGGTCAGCAGTACTTTGTTAATTTTATCAAGACGGGTGATCCAAATGGAAAAGGACTTCCAGCCTGGCCGAAAACAACAGCAAAAGATAAGCGTATGAATATCTTGAATTTGAATACCGAGGTGAAAGCTTCTGCTGAAGAGTTCCGGAACAGGTATCTTTTTCTGGATAAAATGTTTGTCGACCGTGAATATAAATCCAGATAG
- a CDS encoding NAD(P)/FAD-dependent oxidoreductase, translating to MVLDPDVIIIGGGLAGLTSALHLSKQGFSVTLIEKHDFPRHKVCGEYVSNEVLPYLHWLQVDVESLRPTHIRELEFTTEGGQMNRVRLPLGGIGISRYALDDLLYQRVKGTGCTIVIATVTGVSFSNDTFAVSFQDQVLRSKIVLGAYGKRSNVDQLLSRDFITKTSPWMAVKAHYSGDFPNDLIALHHFEGGYCGISKVEDDQINLCYLADVKTFKRYKNIGDYQKYVLSKNRHLQCFFEQSRLLFDKPLAISQFSFDQKSAVENHMLMIGDTAGLIHPFCGNGMAMAIHSAKMASELIVDYYHGHIDSRQQLEQSYVSQWKGTFRRRLLIGRLLSGVLRHKIGTAVLMKATVFFPKILSWMIKQTHGNASSIKWG from the coding sequence ATGGTATTGGACCCTGATGTGATTATTATAGGTGGCGGCTTGGCTGGACTTACAAGTGCATTGCATCTGTCTAAGCAAGGATTCAGCGTGACGTTAATCGAAAAACATGATTTTCCTCGTCATAAGGTTTGTGGCGAATATGTTTCGAATGAAGTCTTGCCCTATCTGCATTGGCTACAAGTGGATGTTGAATCGCTACGTCCAACACATATTCGGGAGCTGGAGTTCACGACAGAAGGTGGGCAGATGAATAGGGTCAGGTTACCCTTGGGTGGAATTGGCATCAGTCGTTACGCGTTGGATGATCTATTATATCAGCGAGTAAAAGGGACGGGTTGTACAATTGTTATTGCGACCGTCACAGGAGTGTCCTTTAGCAATGATACATTTGCTGTTTCGTTTCAAGATCAGGTATTAAGATCAAAAATTGTACTGGGCGCATATGGAAAACGCAGCAATGTGGATCAGCTCTTATCCCGCGATTTTATAACAAAAACCTCTCCGTGGATGGCTGTTAAGGCACACTATTCGGGCGATTTTCCGAATGACCTTATTGCCTTGCATCATTTTGAAGGCGGTTATTGTGGTATTTCTAAGGTCGAAGATGACCAGATAAATTTATGTTATCTGGCCGATGTAAAAACGTTCAAGAGGTATAAAAATATAGGTGATTATCAAAAGTATGTGTTGTCTAAAAATAGGCATCTTCAGTGTTTTTTTGAACAGAGTAGGCTGCTTTTTGACAAGCCGCTTGCGATAAGTCAATTTTCATTTGATCAGAAATCAGCGGTAGAAAACCATATGCTTATGATTGGTGATACGGCCGGTCTTATTCATCCATTCTGTGGAAATGGGATGGCGATGGCGATACATAGTGCAAAAATGGCGTCCGAGCTTATTGTGGACTATTACCATGGTCATATCGATTCGCGCCAGCAATTGGAACAGTCCTACGTGAGTCAATGGAAGGGAACCTTTAGAAGACGGCTTTTAATCGGACGACTTCTGTCGGGTGTATTGCGCCATAAAATAGGTACCGCAGTTTTAATGAAGGCTACGGTATTTTTTCCAAAAATCTTAAGTTGGATGATAAAACAAACTCATGGAAATGCAAGCTCAATAAAATGGGGATAG
- a CDS encoding methyltransferase domain-containing protein encodes MGIDTRYRTSQNEIMDDFRLEGDELRITLDRIAKINRFLGGNSITLNGVKKLLSTSYKNETITIVDIGCGNGDMLRMLSDYGNRHHIKLSLLGIDANPYTINCARDLSKDYTNISYLCADIFEANFEDVKYDIVLCTLTLHHFDDDAILRLLGSLVNVSRLGVVINDLQRSKMAYRLFQTIAVVFRLNRMTKVDGLVSILRGFKKVELVQFAKRLRLEHYTIQWKWAFRYQWIISNI; translated from the coding sequence ATGGGGATAGACACAAGATATAGAACATCGCAGAATGAGATCATGGACGATTTTCGGCTGGAAGGTGATGAACTTCGCATCACACTGGATCGGATCGCAAAGATTAATCGTTTTCTAGGCGGAAATAGCATTACGCTGAATGGCGTAAAAAAATTGCTGTCAACCAGCTACAAGAATGAAACAATAACAATAGTGGATATCGGTTGTGGTAATGGGGACATGCTTCGCATGTTGAGCGATTATGGCAATAGACATCATATTAAGCTTTCATTGCTCGGTATAGATGCCAACCCTTATACAATAAATTGTGCAAGGGATTTGTCGAAAGATTATACCAATATATCCTATTTGTGTGCAGATATCTTTGAAGCGAATTTTGAAGATGTCAAGTATGACATTGTTCTGTGTACGCTTACTTTACATCATTTCGACGATGATGCGATTCTTCGTTTGCTAGGTAGCCTGGTCAACGTATCAAGGTTGGGGGTTGTCATCAACGATTTACAAAGGAGTAAAATGGCTTACCGGCTTTTTCAAACTATTGCTGTTGTTTTTAGGTTAAATAGAATGACAAAAGTGGATGGGCTTGTTTCCATACTGCGTGGGTTTAAAAAGGTTGAGCTTGTACAATTCGCCAAGAGATTACGGTTAGAACATTACACCATCCAATGGAAATGGGCGTTTCGCTACCAGTGGATAATTTCCAATATATGA